The Treponema succinifaciens DSM 2489 region AATGGTCTTTACCAGTTAAAAAATGATTTTAGCTGCGAACGTCTTACCGTTCAAAGCGGAGGCACTGTGAATTCTATTTTTCTACGAGAAAAACTGATTGATTTTGTAGACATAGTTTTGGCTCCTGTCCTCATAGGAGGAAAAGATACATCCACACTTATAGACGGTAAATCCATAATGTCTGAAAAAGAGCTTGCATCATTAGGAGTATTGAAGTTATTGGAGTGTAAAACTTTAAGCAATTCATACATTCGTCTTAGATATAGGGTAATCAGCTGAACTTTAGGGCAGGAACAAAGAAGCGGTTATAGAAAAAGAGGTTTATTTCAGAAAGCAAGTCAAGCTTGCTTTCTGAAATAAATGATTTAACTTTAGGGCGAAGCAAGATAGTATTAGAACGCGGCTTTACGCCGCTTAAAACAAGTAATAGAAGCATACACTTCAAATGGTCATATAAAATTTTCATAAAAAAAAGGATTTTAGAAATCCAATTCTGTATAAGAAATAATTTCGTATAACAAGAAGTTCAAAGCCGACACAGGCTCAAGGCCTGTGCGGTTTGATATGTTGTGCCATTTGTCAACATAAAAAACTCCTTTTGAGAAAAAATATAAAAAAAACGGAAGGAAAGCGATAGATCGGCACATGGCCATTCTGATATACGTGGATTCGCCTGAAAATCAGGTTTACCGACAGGTCAATGGTCCGCCTGGAATTCTTTCTCTCTAACTGCGAGCATAGGAAGTTAAAAAGTTTCCCGCTCATAAACCGCTCGAAGATAATTCCTTAAATGCTCACAAATTCCTTCCGTTATGATACAAGTTAATTTTTCGCCAGAATATCTTTAGCGAAAGTTTCATCCCGCAGGTGATTTGATTTCATTGCGCAATAAACTCCTCGACCGTTTTTTGAATGTCGGAAAGCTCCCCCTCATCAATTTTGTTCAAGGCAGTTTTCCTGTTGTCAACAAAATTCATCATTCCCCAGACAAAACATGCAAGCTCCCTTGCCCCCGCCGTCGTTACTAGATTGTAGGGGAGCCCTTTTTGGGAAAGATAAAGCATTCTTTTTCTGAGCCTGAGCGTGCACTTGTCCGCGTAAGAAACGATGGCGGCGGACGCATTTTTCTGCCGCTCTTTTACCCTGACTGATTTTGCCGTGACAACAGAATGCATTCTAAGGCTTCCCGCACACTCAACAAGAAGACTTCTGACTCTTGAATTCCCAGCTTTCGTAATCGCCGTGTGCCGTACTCTATTTCCGCTTGAATCCTCGCCGGGACAAAGTCCTATAAAGCTTACGAAGGACTTCGCCTTTGAAAAACGGGAAAAATCCCCGATTTCCGCGACAATCGAAATAGCGGAGACATAACTGATTCCAGAGATGCACACCAGGGCATCAATTTTTTCCCTCACTTCATCATCCTTGCAGAGTTCCAGAATCTTCGCCTCAATTCTCTGAACTTTGTCCATGAGCGTTATTACTTCGGCGTGATATTCCTCAAATGATTCCTGAAGCCACTTGTCAGCGAAGTTCATCGTCCTGAGCCAAGCCATGTGAGCCTGCGTCCAGTAATGGCCGCTCTGAGGATAAGGCAAGCCCATTCGCAGCAGGAAAGAAAGGAGGTTCTGCTTTGCTTTTTTGAGCATGGTGATTTTTGCCGTCCTGACCCGTGTATATTCCTTTATCGCCTCAAGTTTTTCAGAAGGAAGGCAGACAGGGCTGTAGGTTTTGAAGGCGAGAGTCTTTGCAAGAAGGCGGGCGTCCATCCTGTCTGTCTTGTACTTTCTGACCAGGTGCCTTTGCTATTGTCGATGGGGCGATAATGACGCAGGCGAAGTCTTCTTTTTGAAGTTTTCTGCAAAGTCCGTATCCTGTGGGACCTGCCTCGTATCCAATAAGAAAAACTGCATCTTGCCCGACTGATTTTTGAAGGTTCTTCAGGTAGTGAAGCGTGTTTTCAAATTTGGAAGAGCTTTTGTGCTCCGCGAATAATTTGTCTTCACGGCTGTCATAAGCGCAGAAAGAATTTGTGTCCTTGTGCACGTCAATTCCGACATAGATTACTTTTGTGTTCTCTGTTACATTGTTCATTGTAGTGCTCCTTTTTGCATGAGGCAGGTCATGCTTGTTGTTTTCTATTCCAAGTTTACGACCGAACCCTCGATTCTGCAAACCTGGTGGCACTACATATTGTCTAACTCATTGTTATGTGGACAGCCCACTGGGCTGCTTATTGTTAATAAGAAAATCCTCCAACAAATTTCTCAAAAAAATTAAAATCTTAGGAGGATTTTATGAAAAAAATATTCTTAGCCTTTTTATTTTGTTTAATATCTGTACATGTATTTGCTCAAGTATCTGAAGCAGATAAAATCAATAATGAATATTATGATTTGAAATGGGGATGCAGTGTAAAAGATTTGAAAGCAAAATATCCTGAAGCCTATTCTAATGGAACAAATGATAATGGAGATGAACTATATTATTTAGATGCAAATGGTGCAACACGAATTTTCTTTTTTGGAAATGGGAAACTCTATATCGGTAGAATAGCTTATACTGATTGTCCCGATGAAAAAGTAATGGGGCTTATGGAAAAAATCACAAATACTTATGGAAAATTTGACGATTCAAATAAAGGATCACAAAATGGAAATGAATACATCAATTTTATAAAATATTTTTCTCCCAAAATTAAAATTGATTTTCAATTACTAAGTGTAAAAAACAGTTATGGATATAATATTTCACAAGTTGTTATGATAACTTATACAAACAATGAGCTTTCCGCTCAAATCGCCAGAGAACGCATATTTAAAATGCAGGAGGATTTAGAGCTATAAAACTAACTGTAAAAATCCAGACAAGTCAAGCTTGTCTGGATTTTTATTTGATAGAATGTAATATAAACTATTAATTGGAGTATAAAATGGAAACTCAGAAGAATAAAAATGGGAAAAAAGGAATTGTTTTATTATTAGTTGTAGCCATAATGGCATTTATATATTTTTTTACGGGCTTTTTTGTTGTTCAGCCAATAGGTGCAATTCCAGAAGGGGTAACTATTTGGTATTTTAGAAACGATATCAATTTACCATTTATATCGTCTCCTGATGGAATAATGCTGGAAAAAGAGGGTCATGTAAATTTACTTGGAAGAGCGATCATACTTTCTTCTGTCATGGATTCCTTAGAAGGAAAAAGAATTTGTAATCTACCATATCAAAAGTGGATGTATAAAATATCAACTAAAGGTCAGGAATTTGAAAAATAAGATTTGAATCAAATTCCATCAAAACATAAAGTCTGTTATGCTCATAGGTTTGTAATTTTTTTGCACCGCGTAATAAAAGTTGACGAAAAAGATATATCGGTATATATTAAATAAAAGCGGGGACGCAAAGCAAATGAGCGACCGCCTCCGTTGAGTTTTTACTAAAAACCCGCCTAGAGTTGGAAGCTGAGGGCGGGCTTTTTTATGCTCTTAAGTCCTATTTGATTAGGAAGGTGAGCAGGTCTATAACAATTGCGATGATTGCAATGACAAGCATTGCTTTTTCGTACTTTGTCACAGACAGCCTCCTTCATTCATGAGAAATCGGAGGCAAGCCGCCGCAGTTTACTAAGCATCCCCTATGGAGTGTATAGTACATGAAATGTATAAATTCTACAAGCCATTGGAGAAAAGAATATCGCCTAACAAGAGGTTCGTAGCCGACAGCGGGTCGAGCCCGCTGCGGTACAACCCATTGTTAGGTTGATGGCGCACAGCGCCACTTATCGTTGATAAGGTAAATCTTCCGACAAAGGTTCTTAAAAATACACGGAGGAATTACATGGATTTTACAATCGTAATGTTTTCTTGGATAGTTGCAATTGCAATAGCTATTATTATTCTTTGCTTTATGGCTTCAAAAATGTGTGAAGTTGCAAGCTTAAAAGGATATGATCCTGCAAAAAAACATATTTTTGCAATATGCATCTGGCTTGGAATATTCGGCTATTTTTATGTCTTAGCCTTACCTGATTTAAAGTTGCGTAAATTGCTAGGAGAAAAAGAAGAATCGGAAAATTTCGACAAAGAAAGCAAAAACGATTCTTCTCCGCAAAATAAAGTAACTGTACTTGAAAATGGAGATTGGAAATGTCCTTTCTGTGGAGCACAGAATCCTGCCAATGATAAACGATGTTATTGCGGTTATAAACGAGTCTAAATTTTTTATAAGGCGGGTCAAGCCCGCCATTTTTACGTTGACAAATATTCACTTTAGTTCATATAATAAAATCATGTGGAATGTTGATTCATCAGATGAATATGATGTCTGGTTTCTAAGTTTGGACGAAGAAAGTAAAGAAGCCGTATTACAAAGAGTTCTTTTACTCCGTCAGTACGGCCCCCAACTTCCTCGTCCATATTCAGATACTCTTCATGGTTCAAAAAAATACACGAACCTGAAAGAATTAAGAAATCAGACACAACAACATGTACTGAGAGTTGCCTATTATTTTGATAGAAAAAGACATGCATTTCTGCTTACCGGCGGAGATAAAAAAGGAAAAGATCAGAAGACTTTTTACAAAGATTTAATTGCTGAATCTGAAGTAATCATAGAGAAACATGAAAAGGAGTTGGAAAATGAAAGATGCAATCAAAATGATGGAAAGTAATATGTCTCCCGAAGCTGTAAGAAGAGCTCACATAAAAGCCGAGCAGGATATTATGTCTATCCGCCTTGCACAACTCCGTGAAGAAATGAATATTAAACAATCTGAAATGGAAAACTTCACTCAGTCATCAGTTTCAAAAATAGAAAAAAGAAAGGATATGAAAATATCTACTTTAATAGATTATCTCGACAGTCTTGGAATGGGCTTAGAAATAATTACATACCCGAAACTTGCTGTTTCAAAGAAACAGGAAAAAGTACTGTTAAAAGTGTAGCAAAACCTAACAAAGGTTCGTAGCCGACAGGCAGTCAAGCTGCCTGCGGTACAACCCATTGTTATGCTCACAGCCCACTCCACTGGGCTGGTAGTTTTATAGAGAATTGAAAATGGAAAATGAAAATTTAAAGATAATATCTTTAAAAGAGGCATTAAAACTTAATCTATCAATACCAAATTACCAAAGGCCATATAGATGGAGTACCGAAAGTGCCTCTCTTCTTTTTAACGATATTTATTCTGCCTATAAAAGTAATATCCCAGAATATAGAATTGGTTCAATTGTTCTTCACAACAATAATATTGAATTGGAAATAGTAGATGGACAACAACGAATTACTACTTTAAGTATTTTGACATATTGCTTCTATAAAGTATTAAAATTAGATAAATATAAGGAACTCTCTAGTTTATTAAACAAAAAAGAAACTTTTGATGTTCTTTCAAGTAAATCAATAGTTGAAAACTATGAAATACTAAAACGCCATTGTGAAATAATAGGCTCTGAATTAAAACCTTTTATAAAGTATGCTTTGGAAAATTGTTCTGTCGTAGAAATTGTAACAAATAGCGAACAAGAGTCATTCCAGTTTTTTGATTCTCAAAATTCCAGAGGCAAAGCATTGGCTCCTCAAGATTTATTAAAGTCATATCATCTTAGAGAGATGTCTGATAGTTCTGAATCAGAAAAAATAAAAATTATAAATTCTTGGGAAAATGAAAAACAGAAAGAATTATCACTTTTCTTTGAATATAATTTATATCCTTTGATTCAATGGTACAGGAACAAGCCGGGACTATATTATTCATCAAAAAAGATAAATTCCTTTAAAGGCATAAAACAAAATAACAAATATCATTTTTCGATTTATCATAAAGCTGCAAATTTATATATAGAGCACTTTAATTCGGAAGGAATGTACGAGTTGACAAATGGTGAAAAAATTAATCAATTTCAATTAACACAACCTTTAATTGCAGGTAAACGTTTTTTTCTATATGTACTATATTATTTCAATTTGTATAAACAAGTTATTAAACTAATTGATTCCAAAATTGAATCGGATTTAATATCAACATACGGTTCTGGTAATTCTTATGTAAGAAATCTTTTTATCAACGTTGTTATCTTTTTTATTGATAAATTTAATATCGAAGAATTAACAGAAAGTCGATTAGAATTCTTATTCAAATGGGCCTACTCCCTTAGAGTTGTAATGCATTCTGTATATCCTGAGACAATAAATAAATATGCACTTGGAAGCTGGGATTCTAGAATTAACAGTGGCCTAAATCTTTTCACAAAAATCTCTGAAATGCAAAATCCACAAGAACTTGACAGTATTATTCTAGAAAAAGTAACTGAAGAACAGTTGGGGTCTTATAAATCAACAAAATATAAAAATATTTGGAACAAAATTTTCGGGGAAAACCAATGAACCAAACAATTAAGCAGCCAGAAGAATTTAATCTGAAAAATATTTTTATTGGTAGTGAATATATAATTCCTATTTATCAAAGAAATTATGCTTGGGAAAAAGATGAAATTGAGCAACTTTTAACAGATATCTATGATTCAAAAGAAAGATATTATCTAGGCAGTTTGATCGTAGATGAAATTGCGCCAAATACATTCTCAGTTATCGATGGGCAGCAAAGATTAACAACATTATTTTTACTTTTGACTTTTCTAAGAGATGAGACATTATCTAAAAAAGCTTTGCGTTTTGAAGCAAGAGAAAAATCAAATTTCACTCTTAACGATTTAAGAGAAAAACACAATCTCGAAAAAGATGGATTTTATTCAAATGAAATTATCGATGGATTTGATGTAATACAAAATTACTTTTCAATTCAAGAAGTGAAAAATCAAGAATATAAACATCAGTTCATATCAAAATTTGAAAACATCTTAATAATAAGAACTCAAGTTCCAAAACAGATTGACCTGAACCATTATTTCGAAATAATGAATACTCGTGGTGAGCAACTTGAATTACATGAAATTGCAAAAGGTAAAATTTTAGGTGTTATTGATAGAGATATACCTAATTTTAAGGCAATAGCAGGATTAATTTGGAATAAATGTTCTCAAATGGATAGTTATATTCAAATGAATTTTGATAAAACAAGCAGGAAAAATCTTTTTGGAGACAATTGGGATAATTTTATTTGTAATAAACCAAATGATTTATTATCAAAAATATCACTTGATCAAGAATTAAGTGATAAAAGATATTCATTATTAGATAAACTTGAAACACCTGTTATAGAAACAGAAACAAATATAGAGGAAGATTATGAAAATGAAAGGTTTGAATCGATTATTTCTTTTCCTAACTTTCTTTTAATTGTAAATGAAGCTTTGCAAAAAGATTCAGGAGAAGATGACTCATCTCTTGATGATAAAAAGTTTCTTGAAACATTGAAGGTAAATTGGTCAAATGGTACGAATGCCATAAAATTTATTTATAATTTATTAAAATTTCGATTTTTATTCGATAAATACATTATAAAACGAGAATATGCTAAAGACTATAAAGAGGAAGGTAAATGGTCTTTGCAAATGCTTCAAATGTATTATGACAAAAACAAAAGACAGAAAAAACCTTCATATAAATTAACTTATGCTGTTGATGAAAATGATATCGATAAAAAAACAGAAACATTACGAAGTTTACAATCAGCATTAAGGATAACATACACATCTCCAAAAACCATGCATTGGATTTCAAAAACATTGGCTCAATTAAATAATAATCTGCAAACAGATTTAACTTCACTTTTGGAAGAATATGCTTGTAAAAAAATATTAGAAGCAAATTATAAAGAAGCAAGTGGTTTTGGAATTGATCGCATAGTCTTTACATATTTGGATTATGTTTTAGATAGAGATTCAATTTGCAAACATCCAATTCAAAATTTTCAATTTCAATTTAGAACTTCTATTGAACATTTTTATCCTCAACATCCAATTGAAAAAGAAAAATGGAAGGAACAACCATTAAATAGTTTTGGAAATCTTGCATTGATTACAGTTTCGTCTAATTCGAAATTCTCGAATTTAGATCCTCAATCAAAAGTTGCAAGTTATCCTGATACAATCAAGCAAAGTCCAAAATTACAACTTATGCAAGAAAAAATGAAAGAAAATGATAATATATGGAATGAAGAACTTGTAAATAAACACAAAGAAGAAATGTTAAGTTTGTTAACAAAGGAAATTGATAAGTATAAGAAAGCATAACAAAGGTTCAAAGCCGACAAACCGGTCAAGCCGGTTTGCGGTTTGATATGTTGTGCCATTTGTCAACATAAAAAACTCCTTTTGAGAAAAAATATAAAAAAAAACGGAAGGAAAGCGATAGATCGGCACATGGCCATTCTGATATACGTGGATTCGCCTGAAAATCAGGTTTACTGACAGGTCAATGGTCCGCCTGGAATTCTTTCTCTCTAACTGCGAGCATAGGAAGTTAAAAAGTTTCCCGCTCATAAACCGCTCGAAGATAATTCCTTAAATGCTCACAAATTCCTTCCGTTATGATACAAGTTAATTTTTCGCCAGAATATCTTTAGCGAAAGTTTCATCCCGCAGGTGATTTGATTTCATTGCGCAATAAACTCCTCGACCGTTTTTTGAATGTCGGAAAGCTCCCCCTCATCAATTTTGTTCAAGGCAGTTTTCCTGTTGTCAACAAAATTCATCATTCCCCAGACAAAACATGCAAGCTCCCTTGCCCCCGCCGTCGTTACTAGATTGTAGGGGAGCCCTTTTTGGGAAAGATAAAGCATTCTTTTTCTGAGCCTGAGCGTGCACTTGTCCGCGTAAGAAACGATGGCGGCGGACGCATTTTTCTGCCGCTCTTTTACCCTGACTGATTTTGCCGTGACAACAGAATGCATTCTAAGGCTTCCCGCACACTCAACAAGAAGACTTCTGACTCTTGAATTCCCAGCTTTCGTAATCGCCGTGTGCCGTACTCTATTTCCGCTTGAATCCTCGCCGGGACAAAGTCCTATAAAGCTTACGAAGGACTTCGCCTTTGAAAAACGGGAAAAATCCCCGATTTCCGCGACAATCGAAATAGCGGAGACATAACTGATTCCAGAGATGCACACCAGAGCATCAATTTTTTCCCTCACTTCATCATCCTTGCAGAGTTCCAGAATCTTCGCCTCAATTCTCTGAACTTTGTCCATGAGCGTTATTACTTCGGCGTGATATTCCTCAAATGATTCCTGAAGCCACTTGTCAGCGAAGTTCATCGTCCTGAGCCAAGCCATGTGAGCCTGCGTCCAGTAATGGCCGCTCTGAGGATAAGGCAAGCCCATTCGCAGCAGGAAAGAAAGGAGGTTCTGCTTTGCTTTTTTGAGCATGGTGATTTTTGCCGTCCTGACCCGTGTATATTCCTTTATCGCCTCAAGTTTTTCAGAAGGAAGGCAGACAGGGCTGTAGGTTTTGAAGGCGAGAGTCTTTGCAAGAAGGCGGGCGTCCATCCTGTCTGTCTTGACTTTCTGACCAGGTGCCTTTGCTATTGTCGATGGGGCGATAATGACGCAGGCGAAGTCTTCTTTTTGAAGTTTTCTGCAAAGTCCGTATCCTGTGGGACCTGCCTCGTATCCAATAAGAAAAACTGCATCTTGCCCGACTGATTTTTGAAGGTTCTTCAGGTAGTGAAGCGTGTTTTCAAATTTGGAAGAGCTTTTGTGCTCCGCGAATAATTTGTCTTCACGGCTGTCATAAGCACAGAAAGAATTTGTGTCCTTGTGCACGTCAATTCCGACATAGATTACTTTTGTGTTCTCTGTTACATTGTTCATTGTAGTGCTCCTTTTTGCATGAGGCAGGTCATGCTTGTTGTTTTCTATTCCAAGTTTACGACCGAACCCTCGATTCTGCAAACCTGGTGGCACTACATATTGTCTAAGCAGTTGTTATGTGGACGCCCGCACTGGGGCGCTATTTTTTTATAATAATATCTTTCAGTACAGTATCAATATAAGATTTTAGGTTATCAGCAATCGCTTTCTTTATAACAATTGATTTTTCGCTATCCTCATTAAAAGAACTTTGTACAGGCAGAAATAAAAATGAAATATCCACTCCCAAAGCCTTTGTGATTTTTGCTAGATTCTTGTCGCTTGTCCAGCATCGTGAAAGTTCAATATTCTTTACGGTTTCTTCTGAAAGTTCTGCTTTTTCTGCAAGCTGAAACTGAGTGAGATTTTGTTCCTTTCTTATTCTCTTTACATTTTCACCAAGCCGTTTTTGAATGTCATCTGATGTCATATTATATTTTTAAGGCATAAATCAG contains the following coding sequences:
- a CDS encoding IS110 family transposase, which codes for MDARLLAKTLAFKTYSPVCLPSEKLEAIKEYTRVRTAKITMLKKAKQNLLSFLLRMGLPYPQSGHYWTQAHMAWLRTMNFADKWLQESFEEYHAEVITLMDKVQRIEAKILELCKDDEVREKIDALVCISGISYVSAISIVAEIGDFSRFSKAKSFVSFIGLCPGEDSSGNRVRHTAITKAGNSRVRSLLVECAGSLRMHSVVTAKSVRVKERQKNASAAIVSYADKCTLRLRKRMLYLSQKGLPYNLVTTAGARELACFVWGMMNFVDNRKTALNKIDEGELSDIQKTVEEFIAQ
- a CDS encoding type II toxin-antitoxin system RelE/ParE family toxin; its protein translation is MWNVDSSDEYDVWFLSLDEESKEAVLQRVLLLRQYGPQLPRPYSDTLHGSKKYTNLKELRNQTQQHVLRVAYYFDRKRHAFLLTGGDKKGKDQKTFYKDLIAESEVIIEKHEKELENERCNQNDGK
- a CDS encoding XRE family transcriptional regulator, coding for MKDAIKMMESNMSPEAVRRAHIKAEQDIMSIRLAQLREEMNIKQSEMENFTQSSVSKIEKRKDMKISTLIDYLDSLGMGLEIITYPKLAVSKKQEKVLLKV
- a CDS encoding DUF262 domain-containing protein, producing MENENLKIISLKEALKLNLSIPNYQRPYRWSTESASLLFNDIYSAYKSNIPEYRIGSIVLHNNNIELEIVDGQQRITTLSILTYCFYKVLKLDKYKELSSLLNKKETFDVLSSKSIVENYEILKRHCEIIGSELKPFIKYALENCSVVEIVTNSEQESFQFFDSQNSRGKALAPQDLLKSYHLREMSDSSESEKIKIINSWENEKQKELSLFFEYNLYPLIQWYRNKPGLYYSSKKINSFKGIKQNNKYHFSIYHKAANLYIEHFNSEGMYELTNGEKINQFQLTQPLIAGKRFFLYVLYYFNLYKQVIKLIDSKIESDLISTYGSGNSYVRNLFINVVIFFIDKFNIEELTESRLEFLFKWAYSLRVVMHSVYPETINKYALGSWDSRINSGLNLFTKISEMQNPQELDSIILEKVTEEQLGSYKSTKYKNIWNKIFGENQ
- a CDS encoding DUF262 domain-containing protein, with translation MNQTIKQPEEFNLKNIFIGSEYIIPIYQRNYAWEKDEIEQLLTDIYDSKERYYLGSLIVDEIAPNTFSVIDGQQRLTTLFLLLTFLRDETLSKKALRFEAREKSNFTLNDLREKHNLEKDGFYSNEIIDGFDVIQNYFSIQEVKNQEYKHQFISKFENILIIRTQVPKQIDLNHYFEIMNTRGEQLELHEIAKGKILGVIDRDIPNFKAIAGLIWNKCSQMDSYIQMNFDKTSRKNLFGDNWDNFICNKPNDLLSKISLDQELSDKRYSLLDKLETPVIETETNIEEDYENERFESIISFPNFLLIVNEALQKDSGEDDSSLDDKKFLETLKVNWSNGTNAIKFIYNLLKFRFLFDKYIIKREYAKDYKEEGKWSLQMLQMYYDKNKRQKKPSYKLTYAVDENDIDKKTETLRSLQSALRITYTSPKTMHWISKTLAQLNNNLQTDLTSLLEEYACKKILEANYKEASGFGIDRIVFTYLDYVLDRDSICKHPIQNFQFQFRTSIEHFYPQHPIEKEKWKEQPLNSFGNLALITVSSNSKFSNLDPQSKVASYPDTIKQSPKLQLMQEKMKENDNIWNEELVNKHKEEMLSLLTKEIDKYKKA
- a CDS encoding IS110 family transposase, producing the protein MPPGLQNRGFGRKLGIENNKHDLPHAKRSTTMNNVTENTKVIYVGIDVHKDTNSFCAYDSREDKLFAEHKSSSKFENTLHYLKNLQKSVGQDAVFLIGYEAGPTGYGLCRKLQKEDFACVIIAPSTIAKAPGQKVKTDRMDARLLAKTLAFKTYSPVCLPSEKLEAIKEYTRVRTAKITMLKKAKQNLLSFLLRMGLPYPQSGHYWTQAHMAWLRTMNFADKWLQESFEEYHAEVITLMDKVQRIEAKILELCKDDEVREKIDALVCISGISYVSAISIVAEIGDFSRFSKAKSFVSFIGLCPGEDSSGNRVRHTAITKAGNSRVRSLLVECAGSLRMHSVVTAKSVRVKERQKNASAAIVSYADKCTLRLRKRMLYLSQKGLPYNLVTTAGARELACFVWGMMNFVDNRKTALNKIDEGELSDIQKTVEEFIAQ
- a CDS encoding helix-turn-helix domain-containing protein, translating into MTSDDIQKRLGENVKRIRKEQNLTQFQLAEKAELSEETVKNIELSRCWTSDKNLAKITKALGVDISFLFLPVQSSFNEDSEKSIVIKKAIADNLKSYIDTVLKDIIIKK